The stretch of DNA CGCAGCCACGATCGCCAGCGCGTAGGAACGCGCCGTGCGATTCACCGTGCTCATGAACACCGCTCCTCCTGGGTTTGTGAGCGCCTCCAGCTGCCGCACGAAACCCTCTGGATCGTTGACGTGCTCCACAACCTCCAAGCTGACCACAGCATCAAACTTGGcaccggccgccgcgacctcctcggcggtggtggcgtgGTACGTGACGCGCCGCGACATGCCGGGGTCTTTCGCCGCGTGAgccgtcgcgatggcgatgtttcccttcgccgcgtcgattccggtgacgtcggcgccgagcctgGCAAGGGACTCGCACAGGATCCCGCCACCGcacccgacgtcgaggatACGTAGACCCGCCAGGGGCTGTGCGGGaccgaggtcgccggcggcaCCGACGCTCGTCGCTGAGGTCGTAATCGACTCGCCCGCGATGTCTCTCACTCCAGTCCCCGGCTCGATCCCCCCGTCGAAGTGTCGAGCGAGAGCCTCACGGATGAATCCAACGCGCGTCGGGTTCATCGCGTGGAGGGGAGCGAACGGACCTCGCTCCTCGTCCCACCACAGAGCCGCATCCGCCTCAAACTTGGCTGTTTCCCGCGGATCGACGGTAAATATCTTCACATCGTCTGGTTCGACGCCCGATGaagacgcccccgccgccccccgccgccccaaCTTGGCCAGCGCGTCCTCCCCTCGAGCCACCCATGATGGGAGCATGGACAGCGCCCCGGgatcggcgacgggcgcgtgccGAGACAGCAgccgcaccgcgccgagcgtcaCGCGCCGAAATGACATGTGACTATCCCGAGCCTCCTCCAAGCGCGAGTTCCCAACCTGAAATCGGGCGTGACAAGCACTGAAGGCCTCCGTTGCCACGTCGCTGTTTGTAAGGCATGCTCACggaggtacgaaggtatttatCGTCACGTCCCAGTGTCGGCGGGGTCGCCACACACCACGCGCGTACCGACGGACATCATGGCATGGGGTAAAACCGTCGGGGTTGCCTCCTGGGTGGACAGGCTAAAAGCGGATGACCAGACGCTCACTTCCGTCACCGTCTTTCGCGGCCGCTTATTCGGCCcagcggaggcggcggaggtttGCGACGCCCTGCGCTCCAACACCGCGCTGCGGGAGTTCTACGCGTCGGGACACGCCATGGACGTCGACACAGCCGGTAAGTTCTCGGACATGCTCGCGGTGAACGAGACCATCGAATCCATATGCATCGGCGACGCATCATTCGGCGAtgatggcgtcgcggcgctggcgaggggCATCGCGAGTAGCGCATCCCTGCGGGCGGTGGACCTGGAGAACAAGGGCATGGGtgacgagggcgcgagggcgctcggAGCGGCTTTGGCAAAGTCGAAGGTGATCGAACTGAATGTGTCGCGTAATGTCGCGCTGACGGACGCGGgtctcgcggcggtgtgcctcggggcggccgcgggacGGACCGTGACCAGCCTCCGTGTCGCTGGCTTGTCGGTGGGGCCCAAgtctgcggcggcggtgtcaaAGTTGCTCGCGTCATCCGGGGGATCGTTGAGGCGtatggacgcgacggacgcgcagATGGACCCGGATGGGATC from Micromonas commoda chromosome 3, complete sequence encodes:
- a CDS encoding predicted protein; the encoded protein is ETAKFEADAALWWDEERGPFAPLHAMNPTRVGFIREALARHFDGGIEPGTGPLAGLRILDVGCGGGILCESLARLGADVTGIDAAKGNIAIATAHAAKDPGMSRRVTYHATTAEEVAAAGAKFDAVVSLEVVEHVNDPEGFVRQLEALTNPGGAVFMSTVNRTARSYALAIVAAERVLRWVPPGTHEFDKFMTPEELAAVAHRAGLEVREAAGMVYTPPLPAPGRNGAVAGRWTLSGDDLAVNYIVYLSKPK